One window from the genome of Paracoccus marcusii encodes:
- a CDS encoding YeiH family protein: MTRTAIPLAARARALAPGLMLAVTVAMAAQFLSGHYGVPVMLMAILLGMPLHFLAEDDRAGPGIDFAARTLLRAGVALLGLRVSLDMVAAIGWPFVALVAGSVAAVILGSVALARRLGQDRAFGLLTGGSVAICGASAAMAIASVLPARDSAERDLSFTVITVTVMSTFAMIVYPMLAAGLGLDQHQTGLFLGATIHDVAQVVGAGYSVSEETGDIATVVKLIRVTLLAPVVLIAALVLRRAAPAGAARPPLLPGFVLVFLVLAAANSAHLVPLPVTDAASTLSRALLVAAVAAVGMKTALARMAQVGAAAIAMLLVQTAALATLIAVPLMLGLV, from the coding sequence ATGACCCGCACCGCCATCCCCCTTGCCGCCCGCGCGCGCGCCCTGGCGCCCGGCCTGATGCTGGCCGTCACCGTCGCCATGGCGGCGCAGTTCCTGTCCGGCCATTACGGCGTGCCGGTGATGCTGATGGCGATCCTGCTGGGCATGCCGCTGCATTTCCTGGCCGAGGACGACCGCGCCGGTCCCGGCATCGACTTTGCCGCCCGCACCCTGCTGCGCGCGGGGGTCGCGCTGCTGGGCCTGCGGGTGTCGCTGGACATGGTCGCCGCGATCGGCTGGCCCTTCGTGGCATTGGTCGCGGGATCGGTCGCGGCGGTGATCCTGGGATCGGTCGCGCTGGCGCGCAGGCTGGGCCAGGACCGCGCCTTTGGCCTGTTGACCGGCGGGTCGGTGGCGATCTGCGGGGCATCGGCGGCGATGGCCATCGCATCCGTCCTGCCCGCGCGCGACAGCGCGGAACGCGACCTGTCCTTTACCGTGATCACCGTCACGGTCATGTCGACCTTCGCGATGATCGTCTATCCGATGCTGGCGGCGGGCCTGGGCCTGGACCAGCACCAGACCGGCCTGTTCCTGGGTGCCACGATCCATGACGTGGCCCAGGTCGTGGGCGCGGGCTATTCCGTCTCCGAGGAGACAGGCGACATCGCCACCGTGGTCAAGCTGATCCGCGTGACGCTCTTGGCGCCCGTCGTGCTGATCGCGGCGCTGGTCCTGCGCCGTGCCGCGCCCGCGGGGGCCGCGCGCCCGCCGCTGCTGCCGGGCTTCGTGCTGGTGTTTCTGGTGTTGGCGGCGGCGAATTCGGCACATCTGGTGCCGCTGCCTGTGACCGATGCCGCCTCGACCCTGTCGCGGGCCCTGCTGGTCGCCGCCGTGGCCGCCGTCGGCATGAAGACCGCGCTGGCGCGCATGGCGCAGGTCGGCGCCGCCGCCATCGCCATGCTGCTGGTCCAGACCGCCGCCCTCGCCACGCTGATCGCGGTGCCGCTGATGCTGGGACTGGTGTGA
- a CDS encoding MarR family winged helix-turn-helix transcriptional regulator: MAFHLDDFLPYRLAVAAQQVSRRFARLYAAEAGLTIPEWRVLAHLNHSGSVSVRDIHTRVSLDKSVVSRAATRLEQAGLVAKSDHAGDRRLIALELTPQGRDLMDRLGQVAQAFQDRLLQELGPDAAALSAALDRLAQDPDAS, from the coding sequence ATGGCCTTTCACTTGGACGACTTTCTGCCCTATCGCCTGGCCGTCGCGGCCCAGCAGGTCAGCCGCCGCTTCGCCCGCCTCTATGCGGCCGAGGCCGGGCTGACGATTCCCGAATGGCGGGTGCTGGCGCATCTGAACCATTCCGGTTCCGTCAGCGTCCGCGACATCCATACCCGCGTCAGCCTGGACAAGTCGGTCGTCAGCCGGGCGGCGACGCGGCTGGAACAGGCGGGTTTGGTCGCTAAATCTGACCATGCGGGCGACCGCCGCCTGATCGCATTGGAACTGACTCCGCAGGGGCGTGATCTGATGGACCGGTTGGGCCAGGTCGCGCAAGCGTTCCAGGATCGCCTGCTGCAGGAGCTTGGACCGGACGCGGCCGCCCTGTCCGCGGCGCTGGACCGGCTGGCGCAGGATCCCGACGCATCGTGA
- a CDS encoding pore-forming ESAT-6 family protein: protein MIRKIAFAMGLGLLPAAVVAQDAAAPAQDAPAQAAPADPGTTYEAARNQLGILQYCQEQGFTGAEAVEAQGKLVGLLQGGDEAVGSAAEEKGAQGTVSVGGTEVSLADAVEERGSTVEATCQQIEAAVNEIAPTLPAG from the coding sequence ATGATCCGCAAGATCGCATTCGCCATGGGTCTGGGCCTGCTGCCCGCCGCCGTTGTCGCCCAGGATGCCGCAGCGCCCGCACAGGACGCCCCCGCGCAGGCCGCCCCCGCCGATCCCGGCACCACCTACGAGGCCGCGCGCAATCAGTTGGGCATCCTGCAGTATTGCCAGGAGCAGGGCTTCACCGGTGCCGAGGCCGTCGAGGCCCAGGGCAAGCTGGTCGGTCTGCTGCAGGGCGGTGACGAGGCCGTCGGCAGCGCCGCCGAGGAGAAGGGCGCCCAAGGCACCGTGTCCGTCGGCGGAACCGAGGTGTCCCTGGCCGACGCCGTCGAAGAGCGCGGCAGCACCGTCGAGGCGACCTGCCAACAGATCGAGGCCGCCGTCAACGAGATCGCGCCCACCCTGCCCGCAGGCTGA
- a CDS encoding AI-2E family transporter — translation MPGPEGHLFPRFSQRADSKVPVLANWAVIGIFLVMAFAAIAAGRDFLMPVTMAMLLFFVFTPLRRFAERRGIPDAATAAGITLSILLAVGVIAYAASGPLSRAMSNMPIISAQLEQKFDSVRDSLSDLREAAARIDEAQNTDPGPEEPPAIRIQQEGETTLGTVMHMAPLLMGQVLFTLILLFFLIASGDLLYLKIVQSFDRMRDKRGAYLALRQIEDSLGNYLGAITIINAGLGLAVGLTMWAWGMPGPLLFGIGAFLLNFIPYLGAITGVAISGIVALVVMPGLFWPAMVAASYLGLTSLEGQIITPYFVSRRLQMNTVVVFLGVALWAWLWSVIGMIIAVPVLVVIRVLAEHIPGWEKFGNFLAGDEPPALTDEDEDEARELVEAGAAAEDGPAARAVTAELVATHDATDAP, via the coding sequence ATGCCAGGTCCTGAAGGACATCTTTTTCCACGGTTTTCACAACGTGCCGACAGCAAGGTCCCGGTTCTGGCGAACTGGGCCGTTATCGGCATCTTTCTGGTCATGGCCTTCGCCGCCATCGCCGCGGGGCGCGATTTCCTGATGCCCGTCACCATGGCGATGCTGCTGTTCTTCGTCTTCACGCCCCTGCGCCGATTTGCCGAACGCCGCGGCATCCCGGATGCGGCGACCGCTGCGGGCATCACCCTGTCGATCCTGCTGGCCGTGGGGGTCATCGCCTATGCCGCCAGCGGCCCGCTGAGCCGGGCGATGAGCAACATGCCCATCATCAGCGCGCAGCTTGAGCAGAAGTTCGACAGCGTCCGCGACAGCCTGTCGGACCTGCGCGAGGCCGCCGCACGCATCGACGAGGCGCAAAATACCGATCCCGGCCCCGAGGAACCCCCCGCCATCCGCATCCAGCAGGAGGGCGAGACGACCCTGGGCACCGTCATGCACATGGCGCCGCTGCTGATGGGGCAGGTGCTCTTCACGCTGATCCTGCTGTTCTTCCTGATCGCGTCCGGCGACCTGCTGTATCTGAAGATCGTTCAAAGCTTCGACCGCATGCGCGACAAGCGCGGCGCCTATCTGGCCCTGCGCCAGATCGAGGATTCGCTTGGCAACTATCTGGGCGCCATCACCATCATCAATGCGGGTCTTGGCCTGGCGGTGGGGCTGACGATGTGGGCCTGGGGGATGCCGGGCCCGCTTCTGTTCGGGATCGGGGCGTTCCTACTGAACTTCATCCCCTATCTGGGGGCGATCACCGGGGTCGCCATATCGGGCATCGTGGCGCTGGTGGTTATGCCGGGGCTGTTCTGGCCGGCGATGGTCGCCGCAAGCTATCTGGGCCTGACATCGCTGGAGGGGCAGATCATCACGCCTTACTTCGTGTCGCGGCGACTGCAGATGAACACGGTCGTGGTGTTCCTGGGCGTCGCGCTGTGGGCCTGGCTGTGGTCGGTCATCGGGATGATCATCGCGGTGCCCGTGCTGGTGGTGATCCGCGTGCTGGCCGAACACATCCCCGGGTGGGAGAAGTTCGGCAACTTCCTGGCCGGCGACGAACCCCCGGCCCTGACCGACGAGGACGAGGACGAGGCCCGCGAACTGGTCGAGGCGGGTGCCGCCGCCGAGGATGGCCCCGCCGCCCGCGCGGTCACGGCCGAACTGGTCGCGACCCACGACGCCACCGATGCGCCATAG
- a CDS encoding saccharopine dehydrogenase family protein gives MAKKNVLIIGAGGVAQVTAHKVAQWAAEFGDLHIANRTQAKADAIIQSLREKGHDMAWTSHALDAMDADAVEAMIRQVDAGIVINVGTAFINMTVLEGCIRAGAAYIDTAIHEDPAKICETPPWYGNYEWKRREDVAKAGITAILGAGFDPGVVNAYARLAEDEYFDKVDSIDIVDINAGSHGRWFATNFDPEINFREFTGTVYSWQKGAWQENRMFEVGREWDLPVVGKRTAYLSGHDEVHSLSARYPQADVRFWMGFGEHYINVFTVLQKLGLLSEQPVKLADGTDVVPLKVVKAVLPDPASLAPDYEGKTCIGDLVRGTRDGKEAEVFIYNVADHKEAFEEVGSQGISYTAGVPPVAAAILIARGPWDAGKMANVEDLPARPFLELLGEMGLPTRVIDASGDHPV, from the coding sequence TTGGCGAAGAAGAACGTGCTCATCATCGGTGCGGGCGGCGTGGCGCAGGTCACGGCCCACAAGGTCGCGCAATGGGCGGCCGAGTTCGGCGACCTGCACATCGCGAACCGCACGCAGGCCAAGGCCGACGCGATCATCCAGTCCTTGCGCGAGAAGGGTCATGACATGGCCTGGACCAGCCACGCGCTGGACGCCATGGACGCGGACGCGGTCGAGGCGATGATCCGGCAGGTGGATGCGGGCATCGTCATCAATGTGGGCACGGCCTTCATCAACATGACCGTCCTCGAGGGCTGCATCCGCGCGGGCGCCGCCTATATCGACACGGCGATCCACGAGGATCCGGCCAAGATCTGCGAGACGCCGCCTTGGTACGGCAACTACGAATGGAAGCGCCGCGAGGACGTGGCCAAGGCGGGCATCACCGCCATCCTGGGCGCGGGCTTTGATCCGGGCGTGGTCAACGCCTATGCGCGCCTGGCTGAGGACGAGTATTTCGACAAGGTCGACAGCATCGACATCGTGGACATCAACGCCGGATCACACGGCCGCTGGTTCGCCACGAATTTCGACCCCGAGATCAATTTCCGCGAGTTTACCGGCACGGTCTATTCCTGGCAGAAGGGTGCCTGGCAGGAGAACCGCATGTTCGAGGTCGGCCGCGAATGGGACCTGCCCGTGGTGGGCAAGCGCACCGCCTATCTGTCCGGCCATGACGAGGTCCACAGCCTGTCGGCCCGCTATCCGCAGGCCGACGTGCGGTTTTGGATGGGGTTCGGAGAGCATTACATCAACGTCTTCACCGTCCTGCAGAAGCTGGGCCTGCTGTCGGAACAGCCGGTGAAGCTGGCCGACGGCACCGATGTGGTGCCGCTGAAGGTGGTCAAGGCCGTGCTGCCCGACCCGGCAAGCCTTGCCCCCGACTATGAGGGCAAGACCTGCATCGGCGACCTGGTCCGCGGTACCCGCGACGGCAAGGAGGCCGAGGTCTTCATCTACAACGTCGCCGACCACAAGGAGGCCTTCGAGGAGGTCGGAAGCCAAGGCATCAGCTATACCGCGGGCGTGCCGCCGGTCGCGGCGGCGATCCTGATCGCGCGCGGTCCGTGGGACGCGGGCAAGATGGCCAATGTCGAGGATCTGCCCGCGCGACCCTTCCTGGAACTGCTGGGAGAGATGGGCCTTCCCACCCGCGTCATCGACGCATCGGGCGATCATCCGGTCTGA